In Stutzerimonas stutzeri, a genomic segment contains:
- a CDS encoding C40 family peptidase — MLLLARFLTVLVTAVLVTACSSRAPVEPTVVAPRPTQQYPGTAEEVLFTALGLVGTPYRYGGNTPDGGFDCSGLIGYVYRGAAGVALPRTTREMNAMHGQAVKRDALKAGDLLFFATSGGRHVSHAGIYVGEGRFVHAPSTGGTVRLDSLSNRYWQKNYLSAKRVLDSERLARNP; from the coding sequence ATGCTCCTTCTGGCCCGTTTCCTGACCGTCTTGGTAACTGCCGTCCTGGTAACTGCCTGCTCCAGTCGGGCGCCGGTCGAGCCGACGGTCGTTGCACCCCGGCCGACGCAGCAATATCCCGGAACGGCCGAAGAGGTGTTGTTCACCGCCTTGGGTCTGGTCGGCACGCCTTATCGCTACGGCGGTAATACACCTGACGGCGGCTTCGATTGCAGCGGTTTGATCGGTTATGTCTACCGAGGAGCGGCGGGTGTCGCGCTACCACGGACCACGCGTGAGATGAACGCCATGCACGGTCAGGCCGTCAAGCGCGATGCGCTGAAAGCGGGCGATCTGCTGTTCTTCGCTACCAGTGGTGGGCGCCATGTCAGCCACGCGGGAATCTATGTGGGCGAAGGACGTTTCGTCCATGCGCCATCGACCGGTGGAACCGTACGCCTGGACAGTCTTTCCAACCGTTATTGGCAGAAAAACTACCTCAGTGCCAAGCGCGTTCTCGACAGCGAGCGCCTCGCTCGCAATCCGTAG